The following are from one region of the Bradyrhizobium sediminis genome:
- a CDS encoding AtpZ/AtpI family protein, translating into MAEGTNDKGNGSREKSSDEAALSARLGSLDQRLSEVRGSRKIGTDQSGNEQDAAQAKASAMAMGLRLSSELVAGVLVGAALGWGFDRLLSTSPWGLIVFLLLGFTAGVINVMRAAGVMAKQSERL; encoded by the coding sequence ATGGCTGAAGGCACGAACGACAAGGGAAATGGAAGTCGCGAGAAATCGTCCGACGAAGCCGCGCTTTCCGCAAGGCTCGGAAGTCTGGATCAGCGGTTGTCCGAAGTTCGGGGCAGCCGAAAGATCGGGACGGACCAGTCCGGAAACGAGCAGGACGCGGCTCAAGCCAAGGCATCCGCCATGGCTATGGGGCTTCGCCTCTCCTCCGAACTGGTTGCCGGTGTTCTTGTCGGAGCGGCTCTCGGCTGGGGTTTCGATCGCTTGCTGTCGACTTCGCCCTGGGGCCTCATTGTATTCTTGCTGCTTGGCTTTACCGCCGGCGTGATCAATGTGATGCGGGCGGCAGGCGTGATGGCGAAGCAGTCTGAACGGCTCTGA
- a CDS encoding 2-hydroxychromene-2-carboxylate isomerase, translating to MQRQVDYYFSFQSPWAYIGHKAFLEVASTYNLKINYKPVVLVDLFSETGGLPLMKRHPVRQRYRMVELQRWRDKRGLNFHLQPANWPFNARLADGVVIAAIEAGLDPEPFMRRAFAAVWEDQLNLTDPATLVRLADESGLPGKQLVERSGSDEISAAYEQNRQDALAADVFGSPVYVLDGEVFWGQDRIELLADALKSGRAPYRSQV from the coding sequence ATGCAGCGTCAGGTCGACTATTATTTTTCGTTCCAGTCCCCGTGGGCCTATATCGGCCACAAGGCGTTCCTTGAGGTCGCAAGTACCTACAATCTCAAGATAAATTACAAGCCGGTGGTGCTGGTCGATCTGTTCTCGGAGACCGGCGGCCTGCCGCTGATGAAGCGTCATCCGGTGCGGCAGCGCTACCGGATGGTCGAGTTGCAGCGCTGGCGCGACAAGCGCGGACTGAATTTCCATCTGCAGCCGGCGAACTGGCCATTCAATGCGCGGCTGGCCGACGGCGTGGTGATCGCGGCGATCGAGGCCGGCCTCGACCCCGAGCCGTTCATGCGGCGGGCTTTCGCGGCGGTGTGGGAAGACCAGCTCAATCTGACCGACCCTGCTACCCTGGTCAGGCTGGCGGACGAATCGGGGCTTCCCGGCAAGCAACTGGTCGAGCGTTCCGGATCGGACGAGATCAGTGCGGCCTATGAGCAGAATCGCCAGGATGCGCTGGCGGCCGATGTGTTCGGATCGCCGGTCTACGTGCTCGACGGCGAGGTGTTCTGGGGACAGGACCGGATCGAATTGCTCGCCGACGCGTTGAAATCCGGTCGCGCGCCCTATAGGTCGCAGGTGTAG
- a CDS encoding F0F1 ATP synthase subunit C produces MDPIAAKYIGAGIACIGMGGAGAGVGIIFGNYLAAAVRNPSAAQGQFGNLIFGFAVTEALGIFSLLIALLLLFAL; encoded by the coding sequence ATGGATCCGATTGCCGCGAAGTACATTGGCGCTGGTATTGCCTGCATTGGCATGGGTGGCGCAGGCGCTGGCGTGGGCATCATCTTCGGCAACTATCTCGCCGCTGCGGTGCGCAATCCATCCGCAGCCCAGGGCCAGTTCGGCAACCTGATTTTCGGCTTCGCCGTGACCGAAGCGCTCGGCATCTTCTCGCTGCTGATCGCG
- a CDS encoding secondary thiamine-phosphate synthase enzyme YjbQ, with amino-acid sequence MTSPKSLSRSAPSTVSATTIVSSLLTVQTSGPGFVDLTAEVKKFVSEVDAKEGAVMLFIRHTSASLTIQENADPSVLDDLTTVLDRLAPEHAGWTHDTEGPDDMPAHIKTMLTATSLHVPVLKGRLALGTWQAIYLIEHRSDPHRREVVLQFVGAI; translated from the coding sequence ATGACGTCGCCCAAATCGCTGTCCCGCTCCGCGCCATCCACCGTCAGCGCCACCACCATCGTCTCATCGCTGCTGACGGTTCAAACCTCGGGACCCGGCTTCGTCGATCTCACCGCCGAGGTGAAAAAATTCGTCAGCGAGGTCGATGCGAAAGAAGGCGCGGTGATGCTGTTCATCCGCCATACCTCGGCGTCGCTGACGATCCAGGAAAATGCCGATCCGTCGGTGCTGGATGATTTGACGACGGTGCTTGACCGGCTCGCGCCCGAGCACGCCGGATGGACCCACGACACCGAAGGCCCCGACGACATGCCGGCGCATATCAAGACCATGCTGACGGCGACCTCGCTGCATGTTCCAGTCCTCAAGGGCCGGCTGGCGCTGGGAACCTGGCAGGCGATCTACCTGATCGAGCATCGCAGCGATCCGCACCGCCGCGAGGTCGTGCTGCAGTTTGTGGGCGCGATCTAG
- a CDS encoding MFS transporter, producing MSTMAVTEKVRTGGMTKDERFVILASSLGTVFEWYDFYLYGSLAGIIGAQFFSAYPPATRDIFALLAFAAGFLVRPFGAIVFGRVGDIVGRKYTFLVTILIMGLSTFIVGLLPNAATIGFAAPVILIALRLAQGLALGGEYGGAATYVAEHSPHGKRGYYTSFIQTTATLGLFLSLLVILFTRTTIGEAEFAAWGWRIPFLVSILLLGVSVWIRLRLNESPIFQKMKEEGKGSKAPLTEAFADWSNAKIVILALIGGTMGQGVVWYTGQFYALFFLQSILKVDGYTANLLIAWSLVFGTGFFIVFGWLSDKIGRKPIILAGCLIAALTFFPIFRMISSNANPALEKAIEATKVEVVADKAGCGDLFNPVGTRVFTAPCDTARAFLAQSSVKYSTTYGPAGSGVKITVNGKEVPYTDAKTSNPQVLAAVQAAGYPKAGATGVVKMSNPFDIFRPQVAAIIGLLFILVVYVTMVYGPIAALLVELFPTKIRYTSMSLPYHIGNGWFGGLLPATSFAIVASTGDIYAGLWYPIIFASITAVVGFFLMPETKDVDITR from the coding sequence ATGTCCACAATGGCAGTTACCGAAAAAGTCCGAACGGGAGGCATGACGAAGGACGAACGTTTCGTCATTCTCGCTTCATCGCTCGGTACCGTTTTCGAATGGTACGACTTCTACCTCTACGGATCGCTCGCCGGCATCATCGGCGCGCAGTTCTTCTCGGCCTATCCGCCGGCAACCCGCGACATCTTCGCGCTGCTTGCCTTCGCCGCCGGCTTCCTGGTGCGCCCGTTCGGCGCCATCGTGTTCGGCCGCGTCGGCGACATCGTCGGACGCAAATATACCTTCCTCGTCACCATCCTGATCATGGGTCTGTCGACCTTCATCGTCGGCCTGTTGCCCAACGCGGCAACGATCGGCTTTGCGGCGCCGGTCATCCTGATCGCGCTACGCCTGGCGCAGGGCCTCGCACTCGGCGGCGAGTATGGCGGAGCCGCCACCTACGTGGCCGAGCATTCGCCGCACGGCAAACGCGGCTACTACACCTCGTTCATTCAGACCACGGCCACGCTCGGCCTGTTCCTGTCGCTGCTGGTGATCCTGTTTACCCGTACGACAATCGGCGAAGCCGAATTCGCCGCCTGGGGCTGGCGTATTCCGTTCCTGGTGTCGATCCTCCTGCTCGGGGTTTCGGTCTGGATCCGGTTGCGCCTCAACGAATCGCCGATCTTCCAGAAGATGAAGGAAGAAGGTAAGGGCTCCAAGGCCCCGCTGACCGAGGCCTTCGCCGACTGGAGCAACGCCAAGATCGTTATCCTGGCGCTGATCGGCGGCACCATGGGTCAGGGCGTGGTCTGGTACACCGGCCAGTTCTACGCACTGTTCTTCCTGCAATCGATCCTGAAGGTCGACGGCTACACCGCCAACCTGTTGATCGCGTGGTCGCTGGTGTTCGGCACCGGGTTCTTCATCGTGTTCGGTTGGCTGTCGGACAAGATCGGCCGCAAGCCGATCATCCTTGCCGGCTGCCTGATCGCGGCGCTGACCTTCTTCCCGATCTTCCGGATGATCTCTTCCAACGCCAACCCGGCGCTGGAAAAGGCGATCGAGGCGACCAAGGTGGAAGTCGTCGCCGACAAGGCAGGCTGCGGCGATCTGTTCAACCCGGTCGGCACCCGCGTGTTCACGGCACCCTGCGACACCGCTCGCGCCTTCCTGGCCCAGTCGTCGGTCAAGTATTCGACCACATATGGCCCCGCAGGCTCGGGTGTGAAGATCACGGTCAATGGCAAGGAAGTGCCCTACACCGACGCAAAGACCAGCAATCCGCAGGTACTGGCGGCGGTGCAGGCCGCGGGCTATCCGAAGGCGGGTGCGACGGGCGTCGTGAAGATGTCGAACCCGTTCGACATCTTCCGTCCGCAGGTTGCGGCGATTATCGGACTGCTGTTCATCCTGGTGGTCTACGTCACCATGGTGTACGGGCCGATCGCGGCGTTGCTGGTCGAACTGTTCCCGACCAAGATCCGCTACACCTCGATGTCGCTGCCCTATCACATCGGCAACGGCTGGTTCGGCGGACTATTGCCCGCGACCTCGTTCGCGATCGTGGCCTCGACCGGCGATATCTATGCGGGCCTGTGGTATCCGATCATCTTCGCATCGATCACCGCGGTCGTCGGCTTCTTCCTGATGCCGGAAACCAAGGACGTCGATATCACCAGATAG
- a CDS encoding F0F1 ATP synthase subunit A encodes MAADPIHQFQITKLFTIGHLGGQEIAFTNSSAYMFLSVAVISLLMIGAGRQLVPGRFQSVAEISYEFVASTIRSTAGSEGMKFFPLVFSLFMFIAVSNLIGIIPYTFTVSSHLIVTAALALLVFFIVLFYGFYKNGLKFFKLFVPSGVPIYILPLVVLIEVISFFLKPVSHSVRLFANMLAGHIALKVFASFVGMLGALGIVGWAGAVLPLGLTIALTALELLVAFLQAYVFTILTCIYLNDAIHPGH; translated from the coding sequence ATGGCCGCCGATCCAATCCATCAGTTCCAGATCACCAAGCTGTTCACCATCGGCCACCTTGGCGGACAGGAAATCGCGTTCACCAATTCGTCGGCCTACATGTTTCTTTCGGTGGCGGTGATCTCGCTGCTGATGATCGGCGCCGGCCGGCAGTTGGTCCCGGGCCGTTTCCAGTCGGTGGCCGAAATAAGCTACGAATTCGTGGCGAGCACCATCAGAAGCACCGCCGGCTCGGAAGGCATGAAGTTCTTCCCGCTGGTGTTCTCGCTGTTCATGTTCATCGCGGTCTCGAACCTGATCGGAATCATTCCCTACACGTTCACGGTTTCAAGCCACCTGATCGTCACCGCAGCGCTGGCGCTGCTGGTGTTCTTCATCGTGCTGTTTTACGGCTTTTACAAAAACGGCCTGAAATTCTTCAAGCTGTTCGTGCCGTCGGGCGTTCCGATCTACATTCTGCCGCTGGTGGTGCTGATCGAAGTCATTTCGTTCTTCCTGAAGCCCGTTTCGCATTCGGTACGACTTTTCGCGAACATGCTGGCAGGCCACATCGCGCTGAAGGTGTTCGCGAGCTTCGTCGGCATGCTCGGCGCCCTGGGCATCGTCGGCTGGGCCGGCGCGGTATTGCCGCTCGGGCTGACCATCGCGCTGACCGCGCTTGAGCTGCTGGTCGCGTTCCTTCAGGCCTACGTCTTCACCATCCTCACCTGCATCTATCTCAACGATGCTATCCATCCGGGCCACTGA